From the Streptomyces pluripotens genome, one window contains:
- a CDS encoding CinA family protein, whose product MTAQATELVRLLTVRGETLAVAESLTGGLVAAQITAVPGASKVFRGSVTAYATDLKHELLGVDAPLLAQRGAVDPQVAAQMAAGVRKTLGADWGIATTGVAGPDPQDGQPVGTVFVAVDGPPTRRPGSAGGGKVEALRLNGGRAEIRMESVRSVLAVLLEQLAGEQSGNGQAQDTERNGGF is encoded by the coding sequence GTGACAGCACAGGCCACCGAGCTGGTGCGACTACTGACTGTGAGGGGAGAGACCCTCGCCGTCGCCGAGTCGCTCACAGGTGGTCTGGTAGCGGCGCAGATCACCGCCGTGCCCGGAGCGTCCAAGGTGTTCCGGGGCTCGGTCACCGCCTATGCCACCGATCTGAAGCATGAGCTGCTGGGCGTGGACGCCCCCTTGCTGGCGCAGCGCGGTGCGGTGGATCCGCAGGTTGCGGCCCAGATGGCGGCCGGGGTGCGGAAGACCCTCGGGGCCGATTGGGGTATCGCGACCACCGGAGTCGCCGGTCCCGATCCGCAGGACGGACAGCCGGTGGGGACGGTGTTCGTGGCCGTCGATGGGCCGCCCACCAGGCGTCCCGGTTCCGCCGGTGGCGGAAAAGTCGAGGCCCTGCGGTTGAACGGCGGCCGTGCGGAAATCCGTATGGAGAGTGTACGGAGCGTGCTCGCGGTGCTCCTGGAGCAACTTGCGGGCGAACAGTCTGGAAATGGGCAGGCACAGGATACGGAACGGAACGGGGGGTTTTGA
- a CDS encoding helix-turn-helix domain-containing protein, whose amino-acid sequence MILLRRLLGDVLRRQRQRQGRTLREVSSSARVSLGYLSEVERGQKEASSELLSAICDALDVRMSELMREVSDELALAELAQSAAAAEPVPAPVRPMLGSVSVTGVPPERVTIKAPAEAVDVVAA is encoded by the coding sequence ATGATTCTGCTCCGTCGCCTGCTTGGTGACGTGCTGCGTCGGCAGCGCCAACGCCAGGGCCGTACTCTGCGCGAAGTCTCCTCATCCGCCCGAGTCTCACTCGGCTATCTCTCCGAGGTGGAGCGGGGGCAGAAGGAGGCTTCCTCCGAACTGCTCTCCGCCATTTGCGACGCGCTGGACGTACGGATGTCGGAACTCATGCGAGAAGTGAGTGACGAGCTTGCGCTCGCCGAACTGGCCCAGTCCGCCGCGGCCGCCGAGCCCGTGCCCGCGCCGGTCCGCCCGATGCTGGGCTCCGTTTCGGTGACGGGTGTGCCACCGGAACGGGTGACCATCAAGGCACCCGCGGAGGCAGTGGACGTGGTCGCCGCGTAG
- a CDS encoding Dps family protein encodes MYVVKSPLADADLKAVSEALQGALVDLVDLSLVAKQIHWNVVGPRFRSIHLQLDEVVDSARTHSDTVAERASALGVPPDGRASSVASGSGIGATPAGWIKDTDAVGAMVDALGAVITRMRERVGSTGEADPVSQDILIGITADLEKHHWMFQAEHA; translated from the coding sequence ATGTATGTGGTGAAGAGCCCGCTGGCCGATGCGGATCTGAAAGCCGTGTCCGAGGCGCTGCAGGGGGCCCTCGTCGACTTGGTGGACCTCTCACTGGTCGCCAAACAGATCCATTGGAATGTCGTCGGCCCTCGCTTCCGCTCCATCCACCTCCAGCTCGACGAGGTGGTCGACTCCGCCCGCACTCACTCGGACACGGTGGCCGAGCGGGCCTCTGCACTGGGTGTCCCGCCTGACGGGCGCGCCTCCTCGGTGGCCTCCGGCAGCGGCATCGGCGCTACTCCGGCCGGCTGGATCAAGGACACGGACGCGGTCGGGGCCATGGTTGACGCCCTCGGCGCGGTGATCACCCGGATGCGGGAACGGGTGGGCAGTACCGGGGAGGCGGACCCGGTGTCCCAGGACATCCTCATCGGGATCACGGCGGACCTGGAGAAGCACCACTGGATGTTCCAGGCGGAGCACGCGTAG
- a CDS encoding SDR family NAD(P)-dependent oxidoreductase — translation MPLSAYDLTGRTAFITGAAGGIGRASAVLLAEAGATVHCADRDADGLHYTATLVRERGGTARVHVLDVTDRPRLGAAVRSCGRLDVLAAIAGIMHSSPVLETREEELDRVLNVNFKGVLYACQEAARLMLAHKTRGSIVTMASGAIDTGGAGLLCYGAAKAAVVQLTKTLATEVGRHGIRVNAIAPGWVRTPMTERHDREAQAPTEAAMARSAALGRVGEPDDVAHAVLYLASDAAEFMTGQILRPNGGVAMPW, via the coding sequence ATGCCCCTCTCGGCGTACGACCTCACCGGACGCACCGCGTTCATCACCGGAGCCGCCGGCGGTATCGGCCGGGCCTCGGCCGTCCTGCTCGCCGAGGCAGGCGCGACGGTGCACTGTGCCGACCGGGACGCAGACGGCCTCCACTACACGGCCACGCTGGTCAGGGAACGCGGTGGCACGGCTCGTGTCCATGTCCTCGACGTCACCGACCGGCCTCGGCTCGGTGCGGCCGTCCGGTCCTGCGGCCGCCTGGACGTGCTGGCAGCGATCGCCGGGATCATGCACAGCAGCCCGGTTCTGGAAACCCGGGAAGAGGAGCTCGACCGGGTGCTGAACGTCAATTTCAAGGGCGTGCTGTACGCCTGCCAGGAGGCGGCCCGGCTGATGCTCGCCCACAAGACCCGGGGCAGCATCGTCACCATGGCCTCGGGCGCGATCGACACGGGCGGTGCCGGACTTCTCTGCTACGGCGCGGCGAAGGCCGCCGTGGTGCAGTTGACCAAGACACTGGCCACCGAGGTCGGTCGGCACGGCATCCGGGTCAACGCGATCGCCCCGGGCTGGGTCCGCACACCCATGACCGAACGTCACGACCGCGAGGCGCAGGCTCCCACCGAGGCCGCGATGGCCCGTTCGGCCGCGCTGGGCCGGGTCGGGGAGCCGGACGATGTCGCGCACGCGGTGCTGTATCTGGCGTCGGATGCAGCCGAATTCATGACGGGTCAGATACTTCGCCCGAACGGGGGCGTGGCGATGCCCTGGTAG
- a CDS encoding DNA-formamidopyrimidine glycosylase family protein — MPEGDTVWQAAKRLHQALAGQALIRSDFRVAKYATVDLTGRIVLGTSPRGKHLLTRFEGGLTLHTHLRMEGAWKVYGTGERWRGGPAHQVRAVLGTADHTAVGYRLQVLELLRTAEEQRVVGHLGPDLLGPDWDPGRALTNLLSDPVRPLGEALLDQRNLAGIGNVYKSELCFLLGVTPWLPVGALPVDRAEKLPALAKRLLEVNRDRPVRQTTDLHLHDLFVYGRALRPCLRCGTPVRVAGQGNGSQERPTYWCPTCQAGPSPTPGAPTRRPEYRSRRPRRAD, encoded by the coding sequence ATGCCCGAAGGTGACACGGTCTGGCAGGCCGCGAAGCGGCTGCACCAGGCCCTTGCGGGCCAGGCCCTGATCCGCAGCGACTTCCGGGTGGCGAAGTACGCGACGGTCGATCTCACCGGCCGCATCGTGCTCGGCACGAGCCCACGGGGGAAACACCTGCTCACCCGGTTCGAGGGAGGCTTGACCCTCCATACGCACCTGCGCATGGAGGGGGCGTGGAAGGTATACGGCACTGGTGAACGCTGGCGGGGCGGACCGGCGCACCAGGTCCGTGCCGTCCTCGGCACCGCCGACCACACTGCCGTCGGCTACCGCCTGCAGGTGCTGGAACTGCTGCGTACGGCCGAGGAGCAGCGAGTAGTGGGCCACCTCGGTCCCGACCTGCTCGGCCCGGACTGGGATCCCGGTCGCGCCCTGACCAACCTCCTCTCGGACCCTGTACGCCCGCTCGGCGAAGCCCTGCTCGACCAGCGCAATCTCGCCGGCATCGGCAACGTCTACAAGAGCGAGCTGTGCTTCCTGCTCGGGGTGACCCCATGGCTGCCAGTCGGTGCACTCCCCGTCGACCGTGCCGAAAAACTGCCCGCCCTGGCCAAGAGGCTCCTGGAGGTGAACCGCGACCGCCCGGTGCGGCAGACCACTGACCTGCATCTGCACGATCTTTTCGTCTACGGCCGCGCACTCCGCCCCTGTCTGCGCTGCGGCACCCCCGTCCGCGTGGCCGGCCAGGGTAACGGCTCCCAGGAACGTCCCACCTACTGGTGCCCCACCTGCCAGGCGGGTCCCTCGCCCACGCCGGGAGCACCCACGCGACGGCCGGAGTATCGCTCCCGCCGTCCTCGCCGCGCCGATTGA